In Sphingomonas sp. SORGH_AS_0950, the following are encoded in one genomic region:
- a CDS encoding DUF4170 domain-containing protein: protein MSKLHLVFGGRVSDPQTLDFVDPSALEVVGVFPDYASAEKAWRAAAQRTVDDAEMKFVVVHLHRLLEPTLG, encoded by the coding sequence ATGAGCAAGCTGCACCTCGTGTTCGGCGGCCGCGTCAGCGATCCGCAGACCCTCGATTTCGTCGATCCCTCCGCGCTGGAAGTGGTGGGCGTGTTCCCCGACTATGCCAGCGCCGAAAAGGCCTGGCGCGCCGCCGCGCAGCGCACGGTGGACGATGCGGAGATGAAGTTCGTCGTGGTGCACCTGCACCGTCTGCTCGAGCCGACGCTGGGTTGA
- a CDS encoding rhomboid family intramembrane serine protease: MNWAAARATTAIAVVTAVVSLLLIVTGLVPEAAIGAGFIPLRFEGAALPPDLGFAVPTLLTPLTATLIHGGFAHIAFNLVMLVYCGAQAERALGARGIAVLYVVGAYAAALAQYFPDPGSASPMIGASGAISAIVGAYALLFGQRRATRGIAGLSAEFTHVLWLAAGWIGIQLLLGFAGMGMGAIAVGAHIGGFIAGLVFAKPLLLWRYRNA, translated from the coding sequence ATGAATTGGGCAGCGGCACGCGCGACGACGGCCATCGCGGTCGTGACGGCGGTCGTGTCGCTGTTGCTGATCGTCACGGGGCTGGTGCCCGAGGCGGCGATCGGGGCGGGTTTCATCCCGTTGCGGTTCGAGGGGGCGGCGCTGCCCCCCGATCTGGGCTTTGCGGTGCCGACGCTGCTGACCCCGCTGACCGCCACGCTGATCCATGGCGGTTTCGCGCATATCGCGTTCAACCTCGTCATGCTGGTCTATTGCGGCGCGCAGGCGGAGCGGGCGCTGGGCGCGCGGGGGATAGCCGTCCTCTATGTCGTCGGCGCCTATGCGGCGGCGCTGGCGCAATATTTTCCCGATCCGGGTTCCGCCTCGCCGATGATCGGGGCAAGCGGTGCGATCTCGGCGATCGTCGGCGCCTATGCGCTGCTCTTCGGGCAGCGGCGGGCGACCCGTGGGATTGCCGGGCTGTCGGCCGAGTTCACCCATGTCCTGTGGCTGGCGGCGGGGTGGATCGGCATCCAGTTGCTGCTGGGCTTTGCGGGCATGGGGATGGGCGCGATTGCGGTGGGCGCGCATATCGGCGGGTTCATCGCCGGGCTGGTCTTTGCGAAGCCGCTGCTGCTGTGGCGTTACCGTAACGCCTGA
- the greA gene encoding transcription elongation factor GreA, which produces MATVEKMPMLQEGYDKLTQDLRRLKEERPLIVDAIEEARAHGDLSENAEYHAAKERQGQVEATIADIEDKLSRAQIIDPKDLSGDKIVFGATVTLLDEDDKPVKYQIVGQTEADAKTGRISYNSPLGRALIGRKLDEEVEVTVPSGDRYYLVSKIEFI; this is translated from the coding sequence ATGGCGACCGTCGAAAAGATGCCGATGCTCCAGGAGGGCTATGACAAGCTCACCCAGGACCTGCGGCGTCTGAAAGAGGAACGGCCGCTGATCGTCGACGCGATCGAGGAAGCGCGTGCACACGGCGACCTGTCCGAAAACGCCGAATATCATGCGGCCAAGGAACGGCAGGGCCAGGTGGAGGCGACGATCGCCGACATCGAGGACAAGCTGAGCCGCGCGCAGATCATCGACCCGAAGGACCTGTCGGGCGACAAGATCGTGTTCGGCGCGACCGTCACGCTGCTCGACGAGGACGACAAGCCGGTCAAGTACCAGATCGTCGGCCAGACCGAGGCCGACGCCAAGACCGGCCGGATCAGCTACAACTCGCCGCTCGGCCGCGCGCTGATCGGGCGCAAGCTGGACGAAGAGGTCGAGGTGACGGTGCCGTCGGGCGACCGCTATTATCTCGTCAGCAAGATCGAATTCATCTGA